TCCTCTTCGGCCAATTTCCTATGCAGTTTATTATGCAACTAGCTCAGGTCCATTCCTGATTCATCATAAATTCAGATTTCCTACTTGACATATATATATTAATGTTCTAATGTAAGAATATATTTTACTTCTAACTTGTAAAGGAGGTATGAAGAAATGAGTGAGCTAATCTCTGATGTAATGCCTAATGCTCAAGAAGTAAAACCTCTGGATACACTGGAGGCAATAGGGCTGAGAAGGTCTATAAGGTGGTATGAGCCTAATAAGCCTGTTGAAAAATGGAAGGTACAGGCTATGCTTGAGGCAGCTCGGCTTGCACCCACTGCCGGTAACTACAACGGGCAACGGGCTATCGTCTGTTACCGAGATGAAGACCCTGATATCTGGGAATTCATATCCGATTGGAGTCAAATTACCACGCAAATGGCACCGATACTTATGTTCTGGTGCTACGATTTAGCCGCCTATGATATACAAGGCCAGCAACTCCATGACCTGATGAGAACCGGAGCACTGGATAAGGCGCACGGTTGGGAATATGACCGGGTATCAAAGCTATTTCCTCTTCCCGCTCTACTTCCAGACTTCATTCTTCATCGGCTTGCTGCCATCGACTTGGGCAACGCTTTGCAGAACGCAATAATAACGGCGACCGCCTTAGGACTTGGAACCTGTCTAAACGGAGCAAGCGGCGGCGCTAGAAGGAACGTGAAAAAGTATTTTAACCTTCCCGATTCTTATGTCTTTTGCTGGCTGCTCACGGTGGGCTATCCCGCTGAGAGAATTGATGGTGGTGGAGCAAGGGGTAGACCGCCATTTGAGACAATGTTCTTCGAAAGAAAAGTGGGTAATCCCTTCAAAAGAGATGAGAAGGTGGTTGATCTACTCAAAGAACTTAAATTGATACAGCCGCCTGGTCCTCTTCCAGGAAGATTAGAGGAGATAAACAAGTTGACAAAGAGGTTTGGTCTTGGAGACGAATGGCTTACCGACTGGAAACTTGAACCATCACAGCTCGATAACGACAAATTGGCCGTCGATAAAAGACCAAAGGAACTTAGCAAAGACGAATTCGACAAGACAGTGCCCTCGGATGTCAAAGTGGAGTTTCAAGTGCATCCAACCGTAAAAAGAGAGATCCTAGACCAGTATAGAAAGGAAAAGGGCATAAGCGCAGATGACTAGCTTGGATTTATAAACTCAACAAAGCTTAACAATAAGGAGGTTAAAAAAGAGTCATGGCTACCGTAACAATACAAATACCCGACCCAATATTCGAGATAATAAAGCAGAGGGCAGAGGATACAAAATCAACCCCCGAGGCCATTATCGCCACGAACGTCGTACTTGTTTTCTCCGCGGCCCGATATGACCGGTCAAAATGGCTGAAAAACCAGCCTAACCCTGATGACCATACTGCACCCTGGACCTAAATATTCCATTCCAGATGGGAAAGAGGGCTATAAGCTAAAATCTGTTTTTACCTGCGGGGATCAG
The Thermodesulfobacteriota bacterium DNA segment above includes these coding regions:
- a CDS encoding nitroreductase family protein, coding for MSELISDVMPNAQEVKPLDTLEAIGLRRSIRWYEPNKPVEKWKVQAMLEAARLAPTAGNYNGQRAIVCYRDEDPDIWEFISDWSQITTQMAPILMFWCYDLAAYDIQGQQLHDLMRTGALDKAHGWEYDRVSKLFPLPALLPDFILHRLAAIDLGNALQNAIITATALGLGTCLNGASGGARRNVKKYFNLPDSYVFCWLLTVGYPAERIDGGGARGRPPFETMFFERKVGNPFKRDEKVVDLLKELKLIQPPGPLPGRLEEINKLTKRFGLGDEWLTDWKLEPSQLDNDKLAVDKRPKELSKDEFDKTVPSDVKVEFQVHPTVKREILDQYRKEKGISADD